TGGTCTAGCTTGAGCGTTTATTGGGGTTTGTTTGGTCCTTTCTACCGTGGATTGCACAATTTTCGGTAATAAACAGTGTCAACATTTAGTACATTCATTGCTGTACTGAAATGATGTGCTTCactaagggtgcgtttagatcaaaatttttttggattttggctcactgtagcatttcgtttgtatttggtaattagtatctaattatggactaattaggttcaaaagtttcgtctcgcgatttctcgaccaactgtgtaattagttttttttttcatctacatttagtactccatgcatgtgccgcaagattcgatgtgacagttactatgcaaatTTTTTTGGCAACTGGACGGGGCCTAATATTGAACTGGACTTCACTACTATTTACAACATTAGTATTGTCCGTTTTCACTCTATGTGGAATATCCCAAATTTATTCATGACATGTTGCGGTTCATATGAGCTAACTAGCTAAAACATAAAATGGTTAATCAGCTGAGGTATGTTTATCATATCAAACCTTGCATTACGTACAGCTAATTAATTGTATGCCCTGGTTTGTCTGTAGGGATATACCAATGCAGTGTTTGctacttaggccccgtttagatgcgaaaatttttggcttttggctactgtagcaccttcgtttgtatttagcaaaaattgtccaattatggactatttagacttaaaagattcgtctcgtcaattatagacaaactgtgcaattaattattctttttacctacatttcatgttagatttgatgtgacaagaaatcttgaaaatttttggattttggatgggatctaaacatggccttagtCTAACATGAATACATGATGTGCTGCTTCACGATCACATCACATTAGGAAATGCAGAATCCAGCTAAATTTGTCACTGCAACTGCTTATTCTGCCAATGTCTGTGTTCTTTGATTATCAGTATATATTTGTTATGAAGACTAGTGATTATGGAGGTAGCTTGGTTAGAATTTCTAATCTGAATATCTACATTTGCAGGTTTGCTCTAATGGTTGTTGACAGTGCCACAGCTCTGTACAGAACTGATTTCTCAGGAAGAGGAGAGCTATCAGCTAGGCAAATGCATATGGCTAAGTTCCTGAGAAGCCTTCAGAAGTTAGCAGATGAGGTTGGtataaaattgtttttttttttttttttttttttttttttttttttttttttttttttttgtcttcaaGAACACCAAGTCTTCTCTTTATGGTTTTTGTCTTAGCTTTCAGTCAAATGAAAATGCTGTTGACACTGGATATCCCTTCATGATTTTTTGCTTTTCttaatttgatttgattgatcatgGCAGTTTGGAGTTGCTGTGGTTATCACCAATCAAGTAGTAGCACAAGTGGATGGCTCTGctatgttcgcttgctcgtaaacgatcgtaaatttccaaccgggaacagtgtttttctctcacaccaaaccagccagcagtaaataatccacgatacgatatggcctcccgaacaggctgagccCATTGGTGGTAACATCATGGCTCATGCTTCCACAACAAGGTACATTATGCCAGCTATCATGAACTAACTGGTTTTCTCCAAGACCCAGGTTCTATTCTGTTCCTATCCATATCTTTTCTTAAAATGTCTGATACTGTCTCCAACACTCTATCAGGCTTCTTCGCAAGGGAAGAGGGGAGGAGCGGATTTGTAAAGTAATAAGCTCTCCCTGCCTGGCTGAAGCAGAAGCGAGGTTTCAGATAGCTTCTGAAGGCGTCGCAGACGTCAAGGATTGAGGCCATCTTATCTTCTGCTTACAGAGCACAGTGGCTTCGTCTCTAATGCTGGTCTGCTGTCTGCTTTGTCATTCCTTGGGTCCACTGCTGTGTCGCCCCATCTTGATGTACAGAAACACTTGCCTTCACAGATGCGATTGCACCTGTGACTGTGATCCGAGCATCCTGTTGTAAAAAGAAGCCATGCCTGTTCCCCTGTTGTATGTTGCATGAGACCTGAGTACCTGACAACTGCAAGAAATATTGATACAAGTATAGTTATGATGTACCAAATATCAGTTCAGTTCCCTTTTTTGCGTTGTATTGTTCAATTATCACGGCAATTACTGGATGTGCAGTGCAGATAAGAATTCACAGAGCAGCAATGACCGATCTCAGAAATTGTATAATGCCTATGCTAACGCTACGGATAAATcaaataactaaaatatttgtaaGAAGATATTTGTTTGCCAATCACCAAGATCTAAACTTGGTAAGAAAATATCTGTTTCACATGTTTGGCATCATATGCTTGGAAGAATTGCAAACAATATAATAACTTGAGAAAAGAACTTAATTTCAATACCTACAACTACAGCATATCAATACCTATTATTCTCCATGTGCCTCAAAGGGAGAGGCACAAAAAGAACTTAATAATGCATGGCATTTGCACATCCGTGAAAAAAGTGATTGAAGTAAAAAGACATTCCCTAAAATGTAGGGAGACTTTAAATTTAGTAATCCAtccaagaaagaaaagaagaatatTCCTTATGTCCATTTGTTCAAAATTAACAAAAACCAAGCTCTAATATGAAGCATAACTGGGTGCAGCTATATCTGAACCTTTTAGATCCTATTTTTACTAATCAGAGAGTGAGAGTGAGCTGTTGAAGGACATGCAAAAGTGCCTAGCAAGAATGAAAACCAGTATACTACTATACTTGTATCTCTTGTTAATCTAGATGGATAAAATTTGTCATATTTATATCAAAAGAAAGATAAACAGGTGCTAGAGGGCGGGGGGGGAGCATCTCACCTAGGAGTTATTTAGCTATTCCTGAAGTTCAGTTCAGCATGTTGTGGTGATCTATGGCCTTGATGTGAAGCACACCTCCCTGATTATGACAAGGACAAGGAACACTTGCTGCAAATGTACAAATCTAAATTAGAAGGGTGCAAAAAAGATGGACATGAATGGCCAGCATGCATGGTATCCACACATGTCACTTCTTCCTTCAGTCCTTCCATCCTTTGTAACAATGAGCAAGTCCAACACAAAAGTATACCTGAAGGGACTCCACATTAGTTGAAATCAAATTGGTAATCCTCCCAGAAGCAAGCTTCCTACGACTATCATTAGTTAATCGCAACGAGTTGTGGAAAACAGTTGCAATCTGTATAACAACAAAAGTTGAGACCACGTGTTATTACAAATCAGGAATGATTCCCATGCCAACCTAAGTAGAAGAGTGATCTCAAGAAAGTGGAACAAGTGATTCCAAGAATGCCTACCCACACGCATGACATTCTGAGAGTACTGTGCCTCAGCAAGAACCCCCCGTGACTGAAAAATAGAAGAGTCATAAGTACCATAATTGTTGGTTGGAAGTTCAAATACACCCCATGTTTTAAAGGCGTCGCCTAGGTGTCCAGGCGTACCTAGCTCGCCTTGGGAAACAGTggcgccttgtcgcctaggcgtccaggcgtaccaagcactcgcctggacgcctagcCGCCTTTAAAACATGGAATACACCTGAAGGAAATGAAAATGATCCATACCACTCCTGCAAAAATTGAGAAGGCATAGATGTACCCGTTCCGAGATGGATCACCTTTTTTCGTAGActgtcaaaaaaagaaaaaaaatggttcAAAGCAAATAATTAAGGCATGTTAAGATATACATAATCACACTGTCTGTTCCAGAATCAATGGACTTCAGTAGCACTATTAATGATGGGGGCGAGTGATTGATGAAAAGAAATCTCTACCAATTTATACAAAATTTTGTGCATAGATACATAAATAAGCACTTCCATGTTATTGGCTTCAAATGTCATGGAATGAGAAGCAAACCTCTAACAACAGGTTAATACGAGTGGACCAATAAATTGAGAAGCATCATTATCAATCTACAAagttgtgagaaaaaaaagagTTGCTGAGAATGTCAGTGTGAAACCACAGGGCAAATCATCTAAAGAAAACGTACCTTGAAAAATCCTCCCAGCCAGAACCTGGAACTGCTGGCCGCATCCTACCTGCAGGGATGAGGAAAAAAATGCATAACAAAACTGAACAAAGGGCTCACCTGAGAATGAGGAAAAAATGCAAGAgtggagaggagaaggaagggaGGGACGCTCACCTGAGGTGAGCGCACGGGCAGCACGTGTGGTCAATCTACAACCAACACAACCGCGGCGAGAGTAACCACCGGCTGCTGCGGCTCGGGGGCCCCGCCGCAACGACGACCTGCCGGCCTGGCGTCTCCTCGTCGCGCACGAACACGAGCGCGGCGACTCGGCCGCCGTGCGTACAGGCCCTGGCGTCGTCGATGTCGCAGCGGAGAGGAGGTGGGAGAGGGAGGCGCGGCCGGCGGGGGAGCCTGCTCTGGACGCGGCCGCCGCCGGCCGAAACCCTAGCCGTCCGCCGACTGGTAGAAGGAGAGGGATGCTGTGGGCGGAGAGGGAGGCACCGCCGCCGTCCTAGTCGCTAGTCGCAGCTCCCGTGAGGTCGCGAGCGAAGGGGAAACAGTCGGCGTGCCTGTTCAGAGTTCAGACGGCTCTCTCTCCCCGAGCCTAGCGTTgatgcttttttttttctccGAAAAAAGAAGGGACCCGAGGAATCGAACCGTGGCCgacgggggagggagggagggagttgCGCGCAGGGTGAGGATGTGGGATGGATGAGCGATGAGGATTGAAACAAACAATCTGGACCGTTTGATTTGAGCGAGTGAGAGAAAGGAGATGGTAGAGTGGATCTGGTGCGTTTGTTTCAAAGGTTAGCTGCTGTTGGGTGTATTTTTTTTAGGTGCACATGACTGTGGTAGATAGGTTTTTATATGGCTTTAGTAAATTTTACATCGGTGTATTATATGTGGTATAGACAGAGATAGAAATCATCTACGATGACATCCATCGTAATTTGTACTACAAGTTCTTTCTCAATATAGATTACTAATATCTAAAAAACGCATCTTCTATTTTAAAAAGAATTAGCAATTAAAAAAATTAGAGATAGTATCGATTAAACAAACCAGTATTTAATTTGGAAATACAAACTGTACTTACTTTGCACCTGCAGATTTCTGCTCGTCTGTTGTTGATCGAACGAGTGCTACGGCAACCAGCGAGGGCGCAGGTCAAGGAGGCCGCGACGGCCGGCGATGGGGTGGAGAAGCCGCTGTTGCTGCGCTCCGCCGCTGACCACGCGCACAACTAGCTAGAGAAGCCGCCCCTAACAGATGCGAATGCGATACGACCAGAGGCCGTGAGAAAGTCTAAGACGTTTCCTCGTCTCCGCGACGTTTCCTATGCTTCCAATCTAGGGGGCAGCTCCTGCTGGCCCCCCTGGTTCCGCTGTTGAGGATGATCCCCGTCGCCCTACCCCGGTGCTAAAGATGAGCATGCAGCTCGTAGACGGACGACACGGCacgaagccccccccccccctctttttttggcccggcccaagctTGGGCCGCCACCCCATCCCAgcgggcggcacggcacggcccgacaTTTATTGGAAGGCCCGGTGGTGGCCCGGTAGTTGGTGCGGCCTGCTAAACAATTCCCACGCCCCTAGCAGCATAGCCCAGCGGCCAGCGCGCTAACACCCCTAACCCTAACTCCACGCTCCCCCACGCTCTCAGGCGCGGCCGTGCCGCACTCGCAAGTGTGTCGCGATCTGCTCGCCCTGGCACCGCCCCGACCTCGCCCTCTTGCTTCCCCTGCTTCCCACCCTGACCACGTCCTCCTGCTCGCCCCACGCATCGCCGGTAGACCTCCTCCTCGCCCCCTGCACCACCGGCAGATGAGCACGGCAGCCGGCTTCGAGCGGACTCgagcggcggcggcaatggcgacccCCTGCGCGGCCTCCAGCTCAGCGTCCACAACCGGCCTCTAGCGCAGCGGTCGCCGCCtcctcttccctcactctccggCTAAAGCGGATCTGATGCTGCTGCCATCCTCCTGTCTTCCCCAGTTGAAGCGAGCCTCAGGCTGGCCCAGCCTGCTTGGCAGGCCGTGCTTATCGGGCCAGCCTGGCCCGAAAATTGGCCCGGTAGGCCATACCTGGGCTGTCGGCCAGGCACGAAGGTCCAACGTGGCCCGGCCCGACGGCATGCAGGGCCCTGTCGTGCCATGGCCAATCGGGTAGTGCCTGGCATGGGCCCGTGCCGTGCCGGTGCCGGTGGCGGCGCACGTCGGCGTGGACGGCCAGCGGGACGAGCTCGCCAGGATGCTGCTCATGGGCGAAGGTGCTAATGGGGAGGCGGCGGCGTCAGAGCGCCAGGTGGTGGACATTGTTGGAGACGCCGGGACGGGCAAGACCATGCTTGCTCACGAGGTGTACCGCACCATCGGTGGCCACTTCGACTACCGGGCTTGGGTGTCGGCATCGGAGAGCCGCAGCTGGCAATCAGTATTGGCCGACATACTTGGCCAGCTCAAGGACcggtgcagcggcggcggcggcttcgccTTCTTCTGTAAGGACGATGAGAAGCACATCTACAGGTCCCTAGAACATAAAAGGTGCGCGCATACTCAGACAAGTTAAATTTCCTTAAGTTTAACCAAATCTATAGAAATAATAATGTTACCATTTCATGTGTCTAAAACTCTAAATAGGTTTACTATGAATAAAATAAATTTCTAAATTAATCTAACGATGATACTTATTCTATATCATAAATATCAATAGTTTTTAAAATAGATTTTATCAAATTTAAAAATTGTTCACCTCCTCGAGAAACGAGAACCGTATTTTTTTCTttctgggatggagggagtaccgtGCTTTATTTTTCGCAAAATGTTATTCTCCTATCATGAAAGATTgcacaattaattaattaataatggTGTTTGCTGACACATCCACACTGAAATCTCAAATCTCTATAACAGGTATCTAATTGTCCTGGATGACATTAGTCTAGTAGACGGCTGGAGGCCCTAGGCGTGTTTGATATAGAGTGCAGGGGTGGCTAGGCCCGTCGGCCAGCCCAAGGCCAGCCAAGGCCTGGCCCAGAGCAGACATATGCACATGTTTGATTTGTTGTAGCTGAGGAGACAGGCCCAGGAGACCCTGTGTTTGATTCCTTCCAGCCAGGTAGGCCCATCACCAACTACCTCCAACTACcggttggagatggtgtttgatTTGGGCCTGGCTAGGCATAGGCCAAATATCAGAATCGCCACGGTAGAGAGAACCAGAGCAGATAACAGGTAGTTTCATAAGCATGCAAATTGATCAGACAAGAGGTTACAACAACGGCAATGTGAATTAATCATATGGGCCTCAGACTAAGTACTGATGTCATGCATTAATTAATCATAGCTGCCCCCAAATAATCAAAAAACAATCTGACAGAGAGATCAACAGCACAAATATGAGTTCCAGTCTGATACCACATGTCCAAAAGCATAACCAGATAAGACATAGGTTCATCAGATAAAGAAGAAAAACATGAAGGCAGCTAATCATGCCTAGGTTGTTGTCATCATTGGCCTACACATTGCAATTACACGAGGGAGACTTCTTTAGCTTCTGCCAAAGAGCAAACAACATCACATAGAGCCAATATAAGCACATTTTTCTAACTTCCTTGCTTACCATCAGTTGCACCATTAGGCATAGCAGCACTATGGCTAGGCTGCTGTTTCTAGGAGACACATTCAAGGCCTTTGGATGCATTATAATCATAAAGAGCCTAATCATAGTTTTGGTACTTCAAGTACCTAGCATTTGAGTACACAAGCACCTGAAAACTGCATGCATGCTGTAACACcactggtgttacgatcttgctTAGTACTTAGATTAAGGCCTAAATGAAATTAACAAAACAAGTTTTCGGGTGTTAAAAATTTTAAAACTCACAAGAAAGCATAATTAAATTGTAGGTCTCATTTTTATGAGAAGAGAAGCGAACGGGATATTGCGAGTTAGTTCAATTAATGTGTAAACATGCTTATGAAATTCTAATATGAAAAATAGGATAAGTTGTTTTAGATGTTCGACATGAAAAACGATTTCTGCAAATGAAAATGTGACATAGCTTATAATTAGAAAGTGCCATTTTTGAAGAATTATAATGTGCAAAATACTTaaatagtgctttaatattttgtttCCACGAGTTAGTACGAAGTATGGACTATGTCATGACATGTTGTCTAGTTGACATCGACGAAGTTCTGACCtttaaaaattcaatcaaagGTGTTAATGGTTGTTTAGTTCAAGCGGGACTCTCATCCTTTCTAAGTCTGTAACGATAATCGACAATGCCATTTCGATATTTAAATTTCAACAAAAATGATTAAGCAATTTTTATATGTTGGATCACTATTGGTTGGCCCAAGGTGAGCACTTGAGCATAGTGTAGGTTATAGTCGTGTTAGGTGTTGCGATACTCTCACAAAAATTGTTCGAACTTCACTAAGAACGCGCTGCGAATAACAATCTGGTGCTCGTTCATGAACCAGCGTTCAGCGCGACAAACCCAGATTGACATGCTTCTATCTCCCCTTCTGGTTATCCTCTTTCACATGTCGATCGTTTCTTTGGAATGTTGGTACTACGGGCCTAGGGATAGGGGAGTTGATTGAGCCTCAAACATGATCTTTGACAGTTTTTCGTTCGCTTTAAAACTCGTGCATGTTGCCGTTTCGGCCGTTAGGCTCCCGTGGTCGTGGTCACCATGCGAGCCTGATGCCACGACTGCCCGACCGCTCCTGGCTGTTGCCACTGCTCCACTGGCCGCACGTCGGGCCAGGGTGGGCAACGCTCATCTCCGTGGGACTAGGCTAGGGTCGCCGCCGGCAAGGCCGTAGGCGGGGCGAGCAGACGTTGTGGTGGCCACCGTCTGGCCGACGTGGCGACTGCCCCGCCCCTTCTTCCACCTACCGCAATGACGATTCGGTCACCCTAGAGATGGGACACTTCCCTGCCCTGCCTGTGCCGCTGTCGTCGCACCGTGGTCATTCGGTCCTAGTCACAGTGTCGAGGTGATGCTCCTCTGCCTACCTTGTCCCGCTAGCTGCCATGGAGAACTCTGCTTGGGTTCGGCCGACTCAATTCATGCACGCCACGCCAAAGCTTGCTCCATCTCGTCACTTGTGTGCTAGCGTTCGGGTGGCAGCTAATGGCCGGAGCCGCTGTCTTAATCCGCTTGAGCTCGTTCACATATTCCTCCGCGAAACGACCACGACATGAGCTCCGTGCCGCCGTCTGTCGGTTTACCTAGCTCATGGCTCCACGGTCCGATTACTCATGCCAATAAGCGGCTTAGGGAGCCAACTAGACCCTCTATCTTCCCCATCTCCAGCCGATCACTACCGACCTCCAATTTGGTATTTTGCTCAGGGTTGGCCAGAGCGCCGCCATGACCTCGAACTTGGGGGTAAGGCCCGTAGGGCTGGTAGAAGCTCAATTACTTGCAGCCAAGAGCTCGTCTTGACCTTCTCTTGCTGGTGCTCACGTCCTTCTAGCTAGGGACCTCGTTGGAGATGCGGTGACGCACCAATATCcggtcggagcgccaccgccccGTCAGCTCGCACTTGGCCAGCGCTGTAGGGGCCGTCTCCGACTTCACCACCACCTTAACCATGTTCGTTGTAAGCTGCTGATGCTCAATCACCCCCTGTTAGTCCGTTAATTGCGTTAGCTCACCAGACCGCTCACGCCACCGTGGCGGTTGGGCCACCGCCGTGGGTAGCACTGTAGAAGTCACCGTTTAACTCCTAATCGCCGCCCAGGGTTTCATCTTGGCTCCATGGCGCTCGTCGGCTCGATTGTTGGGCCGATGTTTCGTTCTGGTGGTCGTTGTACGCGCGCTACGCCAGTCGGAGTCATGCTGTCGTGCGTAGACCGCCGGGGAGCATCCCATGGTAAAGACAGGATAGTTCGGGGGCTTAGCTGCAAAGTGCATCTCTTACAGAATAGTGCAAAAGTGCTCCACGTAATAACTCGCTACATTAGGGGCTCTTTCACAAAATGCGTAAGAGCGCTTGCAGTACCGGCATGTTGGGCTGTCCTGCTACACACGCAGGCTCCACGTCATGGTCCGTTTAGGTTGCTAGGCCGAATAGTTGGCCACCAACCTTTTCTTTTACTAAAGCGTTTTCcaaattagtttctaaggtaaatttgtaaattccaGATAAAattgtgtagatgtccaaaaatagtgataccaattttattaggctcctaaaatcatgatctatctgttagcgtaattggttcatctagttttaaaatgtttccagggttgctctaattattttaaaatgtttaatattgttaaaatgtgaacttgtgagaatttttgtgagaaaatggtgatagtgtcGACTCTAAAGTttttacagtaaattcctaatattattagctgctcactgtaatttttgtagcaccagaataattattttgctagatagataatgatgccctatttcaaataaatattaaatcgatagaatggaataaagaaacaacttgggtttgtataactaaaacactcattgggaaataacatcttgttcgacaatgtggatacatagcctaagtatggtcgtcgttagaactagctcgttagcttgagaggcgtaaatcgtattttacgagtcacggttgcagttggTTGTTTATGTCTCTGCATTGCATCCACGTATACCATAATAGGaataacgatggatcatggagtcgaccgcaGTAACAGAAAGGTGGTGTCTTGAGGATCGTGTCGCCCCAATGGAATGCTAAATTTTGggtatatcttacccaggcaagccccagtgcataacccctacttttttgcactttatgttatgtttgtgcattaagttttatggagttgaatgaaacccacttgcatatatatatatccttatcctatgagtcttactagtatgacaggattgtgtagattgctatgctataggactccgataaaagtcgagtgattgcctgtcactcacgagagataggaaagctattattgttgttattatattactatcaaatgaaatatatatgaatgataattggagactgggcggaatggtactttggatctagacttggtttggcattcgagcgaggcttgggTTGCACcgcctgtgtcagttaaggaccggccattgcattgggttctaggtaggtcacagacttattatcctaagcacaacTTGTTTATGAGAGTAGGGAAAGCTCATTGCTcccttgtcgtgggttccagctctttctagactgacCGATTGGAGgcaaggatggtggaggtctaagcaccacactgagtctgggacttaggtgtgggggcttggagtctaagtttggacggagacctagccccttgacaggagagtggtgggttggtcctgtttgtgcctggcatacaagcggggcgtgtgttttggggtacccagctgggcacattgattcatgaatcgtcagGTAATCCgtatgacttgtctatagtctagcaccatagtaagaactagaatatgaaagatggtaaaatggttctgattgcttaccacctgcttgaaagtagcacagatgcttacatagcatggttagttaatgaactaatgatgactactaatgaaattgaatataaggacgcacgtttagtaatgcttcctgtagataCAATaaaccacaagccagatagccttgcatatccttggagtcttttctttcctcctgatgggtaagtcttgcagagtacaattgagtactcaaggtttgttctaccctgttgcaagTGATAGGATTATGAgaagctgacacttgtgtgtggaaacctcctggttggctcatcgaggatttccttaacgttgcggacatagagtttatttgaaacttccatcCAAAATGTTTATATAATAGAAAAACTTATAacatgttatgatgtatataacggatcatcatattaatgtttaacttgtcattaaatgattttatttccactaaaactctgataacatgggtaTATTATGCTGTATaatcaataaatattatactctgatg
This sequence is a window from Miscanthus floridulus cultivar M001 chromosome 10, ASM1932011v1, whole genome shotgun sequence. Protein-coding genes within it:
- the LOC136487047 gene encoding ABC transporter C family member 11-like; the encoded protein is MRPAVPGSGWEDFSSLRKKVIHLGTGTSMPSQFLQECHGGFLLRHSTLRMSCVWIATVFHNSLRLTNDSRRKLASGRITNLISTNVESLQQVFLVLVIIREVCFTSRP